A region from the Pontixanthobacter aestiaquae genome encodes:
- a CDS encoding ligase-associated DNA damage response DEXH box helicase, with translation MSKAVIPHEIEDWFAGRGWTIRRHQRDMFAAAKAGKHGMLVADTGAGKTLAGFLPTLADFCPSEFGADGAPDGLHTLYVSPLKALAHDVQRNLVTPVEEMGLPLRIETRSGDTPSDRKKRQRSKPPNILLTTPESLSLLLSYPDSFDLFRGLKRIVIDEVHAFATGKRGDLLALCLSRLQSIAPDMQRAALSATVADPEAFQAWLAPWGDVDQVALVIGEEGAEPDLEILLPQEERVPWGGHAATWAIPQLYEQIRTNKTTLIFTNTRFLAEFIFQNLWEANDEQLPIGIHHGSLSREARRKVEGAMARGELRALVATASLDLGVDWGDIDCVVQMGAPKGSSRLLQRIGRANHTLDQRSRALLVPGNRFEFLEAIAAKDAVEEGQRDGEDFRDGGLDVLAQHVMACACAAPFDEAALLAEIRSSLPYAGIDQPLWERVLGFVETGGYSLKAYDRFKRITRDKNGTWRLTHPEHAARHRLNAGIIIDSEMLNVRFKNGRSLGRVEERFAASLSPGDTFAFAGTSLEVEQIKDMDVFVRASKKSAMIPSYGGARMPLSTHLADRVRALLDDRAGWGRFPDDVREWLEVQDWRSQMPAPGQLLVESFPHSKRHYTVYYTFEGWNANQSLGMLITRRMEDRGLQPGGFVANDYSLGVWGLQPVTDPRPLLSPDILADEFVDWVQDSHLLRRAFREVAVISGLIERQHPGKRKSGKQVTFSTDLIYDVLRKHEPDHVLLEAAWADARARLTDIGRLADLLERSAEQVNHVELDRVSPLAVPVMVMIGRESVPQGAIDDELLLEAESLAGAAMRVDTPLE, from the coding sequence ATGAGCAAGGCCGTTATCCCGCACGAAATCGAAGACTGGTTTGCCGGTCGCGGCTGGACGATCCGTCGGCATCAGCGCGATATGTTTGCGGCGGCAAAAGCGGGCAAGCACGGGATGTTGGTAGCGGATACAGGCGCAGGTAAAACGCTTGCCGGATTTCTGCCGACGTTGGCTGATTTCTGCCCGTCTGAATTTGGCGCTGATGGCGCGCCAGACGGATTGCATACGCTGTATGTCTCGCCGCTCAAGGCGCTGGCGCATGATGTGCAGCGCAATCTGGTCACGCCGGTCGAGGAGATGGGGCTACCGCTCAGGATCGAAACGCGCAGCGGTGATACGCCGTCGGACCGGAAGAAACGCCAGCGCAGTAAGCCGCCTAATATTTTGCTGACCACGCCTGAATCGCTGTCGCTGCTGCTGTCCTATCCCGACAGTTTTGACCTGTTCCGCGGCCTTAAGCGCATCGTGATCGACGAGGTGCACGCTTTTGCGACCGGCAAGCGCGGCGACCTGCTGGCACTGTGCCTGTCCCGCCTGCAATCCATTGCGCCCGATATGCAGCGCGCCGCCTTGTCGGCCACGGTTGCTGATCCGGAAGCTTTTCAGGCCTGGCTCGCGCCATGGGGAGATGTCGATCAGGTCGCGCTGGTGATCGGGGAGGAAGGGGCTGAACCCGATCTCGAGATACTTTTGCCGCAAGAGGAACGGGTGCCCTGGGGCGGCCATGCGGCGACATGGGCGATCCCCCAGCTTTACGAACAGATCCGCACTAACAAGACCACGCTGATTTTCACCAATACGCGCTTCCTTGCCGAATTTATCTTCCAGAACCTGTGGGAGGCGAATGACGAGCAATTGCCGATCGGTATCCATCATGGCTCGCTCTCGCGCGAGGCGCGGCGCAAAGTGGAAGGAGCGATGGCGCGAGGCGAACTGCGTGCCCTCGTGGCCACCGCGAGTCTCGATCTGGGGGTCGATTGGGGGGATATTGACTGCGTGGTGCAAATGGGCGCGCCCAAAGGATCGTCGCGCCTGCTGCAGCGTATTGGCCGCGCCAATCATACGCTCGACCAGCGCAGCCGCGCGCTATTGGTGCCTGGCAACCGGTTCGAGTTTCTCGAGGCGATTGCGGCCAAGGATGCGGTGGAGGAAGGGCAGCGCGACGGAGAAGACTTCCGCGATGGCGGCCTTGATGTTCTTGCGCAGCATGTGATGGCCTGCGCCTGTGCTGCACCATTTGATGAGGCAGCCTTGCTCGCTGAAATTCGGTCTTCGCTTCCCTATGCCGGAATTGACCAGCCCTTGTGGGAGCGGGTGCTGGGGTTTGTTGAAACGGGTGGATATTCGCTCAAGGCCTATGACCGGTTCAAGCGGATTACGCGCGACAAGAATGGCACTTGGCGCCTGACGCACCCCGAACATGCGGCACGGCACCGGCTCAACGCCGGGATTATCATCGATAGCGAGATGCTGAATGTGCGCTTCAAGAATGGCCGCTCACTCGGCAGGGTTGAGGAGCGCTTTGCGGCGAGCCTATCACCCGGCGATACGTTTGCTTTCGCAGGCACCAGTCTGGAGGTTGAGCAGATCAAGGACATGGATGTGTTCGTGCGCGCTTCCAAGAAATCGGCGATGATCCCGTCCTATGGCGGCGCAAGAATGCCGCTTAGTACGCATCTGGCGGACAGGGTTCGTGCCTTGCTGGATGACCGTGCGGGATGGGGGCGTTTTCCTGATGATGTTCGCGAGTGGCTGGAAGTGCAGGACTGGCGCAGCCAGATGCCCGCGCCGGGGCAATTGCTGGTCGAGAGCTTTCCGCATTCGAAGCGGCATTACACGGTCTATTACACGTTCGAGGGGTGGAATGCGAACCAGTCGCTGGGGATGCTGATTACACGGCGGATGGAGGATCGCGGGCTTCAGCCGGGCGGCTTTGTCGCCAATGATTACTCGCTTGGGGTGTGGGGTTTGCAGCCGGTGACCGATCCGCGGCCATTGCTTTCGCCCGATATTCTGGCGGATGAATTTGTCGATTGGGTGCAGGATTCGCATCTGCTGCGCCGGGCCTTCCGCGAGGTTGCAGTGATCTCCGGCCTCATCGAACGGCAACATCCGGGAAAGCGCAAGAGCGGTAAGCAGGTCACTTTCTCGACCGATCTTATCTATGATGTGCTGCGCAAACACGAGCCGGACCATGTCCTGCTCGAGGCTGCGTGGGCCGATGCACGCGCGCGCTTGACCGATATCGGGCGGCTAGCCGATTTGCTCGAACGCTCGGCCGAGCAGGTCAATCATGTCGAGCTGGACCGGGTCAGCCCGCTGGCCGTACCGGTGATGGTGATGATCGGCCGAGAGAGCGTGCCGCAAGGCGCGATCGACGACGAACTATTGCTTGAGGCTGAGAGCTTGGCAGGCGCGGCGATGCGGGTGGATACACCGCTGGAATAG
- a CDS encoding Hsp70 family protein, with translation MLVGIDLGTTNSAVAIWRDSEAELVPNALGDVLTPSAVSVDKSGQTWIGASALDRFATHPGETVTSFKRMMGTEARATLGKRDFSAEELSAMVLVSLMDDVEAALGERPTEAVITVPAYFNERQRRATRRAGEIAGLDVKRLINEPTAAALAFGLTDRGDQEPFLVFDLGGGTFDVSIVEMFEGIVEVRASAGDNRLGGDDFNAALVALAQPRLDADDQLAVMPADRKNALLTQAAEQCRRALTTAHEADFSITINDQAYTTRITTEEFEETVEPLIRRLRDPVLRSLRDTGIDVKSLSEVVLVGGSTRMPVVRKALTRMFGRFPNHTVHPDHAVALGAAVQAGLLSNDEGLEEIRITDVAPFTLGIDSSDEDAHGQIHSGIFSPIIERNTPVPVSRMQVYSTMQANQTRIEMGVYQGEARDVKNNVKLGGMSVRVPAKPRGEEIVEVRFTYDTSGLLEVDVHVPSTGLTKNLVIVDEEDKRSKSEIASSRKALEKLKTHPRDEAENIAAMARAERCYEGFTGDVRDAIGRWITAFKGALDKQDPRIIADARKQLLAALDEIEANPPL, from the coding sequence ATGCTCGTTGGAATTGATTTGGGCACCACCAACAGTGCCGTTGCGATTTGGCGCGATAGCGAGGCTGAACTGGTGCCCAATGCGCTGGGTGACGTGCTGACGCCATCGGCCGTGTCCGTTGATAAAAGCGGACAGACGTGGATCGGCGCATCCGCGCTGGATCGCTTTGCAACGCATCCGGGCGAAACCGTGACCAGTTTCAAGCGGATGATGGGCACCGAGGCGCGGGCAACGCTGGGCAAGCGTGATTTCAGCGCCGAAGAACTGTCGGCGATGGTGCTTGTGTCATTGATGGATGATGTCGAGGCGGCGCTGGGCGAGCGTCCGACCGAGGCGGTGATTACCGTTCCGGCCTATTTCAACGAGCGGCAGCGGCGCGCAACACGGCGGGCTGGCGAGATCGCCGGGCTGGATGTCAAACGCCTGATCAATGAACCGACCGCCGCCGCGCTGGCGTTCGGCTTGACCGATCGCGGCGACCAGGAGCCGTTTCTGGTGTTCGATCTGGGCGGGGGGACATTCGATGTCTCCATCGTCGAGATGTTCGAAGGCATTGTGGAGGTGCGCGCCTCTGCTGGTGACAATCGTTTGGGCGGCGATGATTTCAATGCTGCACTGGTGGCTTTGGCGCAGCCGCGCTTGGACGCGGACGATCAGCTTGCGGTCATGCCTGCCGACAGAAAGAACGCGCTGCTGACTCAGGCGGCTGAACAATGCCGCCGCGCGCTGACTACCGCGCATGAGGCAGATTTCTCGATCACGATCAATGACCAAGCCTACACCACCCGGATCACTACCGAAGAATTTGAAGAAACTGTCGAGCCGCTGATCCGCCGCTTGCGCGATCCGGTGCTACGCTCTCTGCGCGATACCGGGATCGATGTGAAAAGCCTCAGCGAAGTTGTTCTGGTCGGCGGCTCCACCCGCATGCCGGTGGTGCGCAAAGCGCTGACGCGGATGTTTGGCCGTTTCCCCAATCACACGGTCCATCCCGATCATGCGGTAGCGCTGGGCGCGGCGGTTCAGGCGGGCTTGCTCTCCAACGACGAGGGGCTGGAAGAAATCCGCATCACCGATGTTGCGCCCTTCACGCTGGGCATCGATAGCAGCGATGAAGATGCGCACGGACAGATTCATAGCGGGATATTCTCTCCGATTATCGAGCGGAATACTCCCGTCCCGGTCAGCCGGATGCAAGTATACAGCACCATGCAGGCGAACCAGACCCGGATTGAAATGGGTGTCTATCAAGGCGAAGCCCGCGACGTGAAGAACAACGTCAAATTGGGCGGAATGTCGGTTCGTGTTCCCGCCAAACCGCGCGGCGAGGAAATTGTCGAGGTGCGCTTTACCTATGACACCAGCGGATTGCTGGAAGTCGATGTGCATGTCCCGTCGACTGGTCTGACCAAAAATCTCGTCATCGTCGACGAGGAAGACAAACGCAGCAAGAGCGAGATCGCTTCGAGCCGCAAAGCGCTAGAGAAACTCAAAACCCACCCGCGCGACGAGGCGGAAAATATCGCTGCGATGGCGCGCGCCGAGCGGTGCTACGAAGGGTTCACCGGCGACGTACGCGATGCGATTGGCAGGTGGATTACTGCTTTCAAAGGCGCTCTCGACAAGCAGGATCCGCGCATCATTGCCGATGCGCGCAAACAGTTGCTCGCTGCGCTGGACGAGATCGAGGCCAATCCGCCACTATGA
- a CDS encoding DUF2059 domain-containing protein yields MLKKLTTGIALGALALSTPLAAQEAGAASEEVGDESMDAIAAMLGGLFQSEPLTEEQEARLPAATAVVSTMMPEGFYGEMMGGMMDKMMRPMMAMFSEPSFILSTRLAVDEETVGALGEDEQAEVLSMLDPAWDRRTDAILGVVLGNMGDLFVAMEPPMREGLSKAYAVRFDESQLADISTFFQTPTGEVYARESMVLMADPQVMSATMQALPQMMGSFTNMEGAIEQAMAELPAERGYEDLSSTERRRLAELLGISAEEVEGAVISPKAGDAFGTEEEAFDGDAGLIEE; encoded by the coding sequence ATGTTGAAGAAACTCACCACTGGCATCGCACTAGGTGCATTGGCGTTATCGACTCCTTTGGCAGCGCAGGAAGCTGGCGCAGCATCGGAAGAAGTGGGCGATGAGAGCATGGACGCGATCGCTGCGATGTTGGGCGGCTTGTTTCAATCGGAGCCGCTTACTGAAGAACAGGAAGCGCGCCTTCCCGCAGCTACGGCGGTTGTGAGCACTATGATGCCCGAAGGTTTCTACGGCGAAATGATGGGCGGCATGATGGACAAGATGATGCGCCCGATGATGGCGATGTTCTCTGAGCCAAGCTTCATTCTATCGACGCGTCTGGCGGTTGACGAGGAAACGGTCGGTGCGTTGGGCGAAGACGAGCAAGCTGAAGTTCTGTCGATGCTCGATCCCGCTTGGGACCGCCGTACTGATGCAATACTTGGCGTAGTGCTGGGCAATATGGGCGATCTGTTTGTCGCGATGGAGCCTCCCATGCGCGAGGGACTCTCCAAAGCCTACGCAGTGCGTTTCGACGAGAGCCAATTGGCAGACATATCGACTTTTTTCCAAACACCGACGGGGGAAGTCTATGCGCGGGAATCGATGGTGCTGATGGCCGATCCGCAGGTCATGTCAGCGACTATGCAGGCGCTACCGCAGATGATGGGTAGTTTCACAAATATGGAAGGCGCCATCGAACAGGCAATGGCTGAGCTACCAGCGGAACGAGGGTATGAAGATTTGTCGAGTACTGAGCGCCGCCGGTTGGCAGAGTTGCTCGGTATTTCCGCAGAGGAAGTAGAAGGGGCTGTAATTTCTCCAAAAGCCGGCGATGCGTTTGGAACTGAGGAAGAAGCATTCGATGGCGATGCTGGCTTGATCGAGGAATAA
- the pgmG gene encoding phosphoglucomutase/phosphomannomutase PgmG: MNHNFDPTVLREYDIRGIIGETLGPDDARAIGRSFATLLKRAGGSKVAVCYDGRVSSPILESALVEGLNGSGCDVVRVGMGPTPMLYYAAASANDVDGGIQITGSHNPANYNGFKMVFQGRPFFGEDILTIGRMAEAGDWIDGVGGVEDRDILDEYIDRLVAGFGDIDQSALAGLKVGWDNGNGAAGPALEKLAARLPGEHHLLYTDVDGNFPNHHPDPTVEANLEDLRALVAEKNLDFGVAFDGDGDRIGAIDGEGRVIWGDQLLMIYAEELLQRMPGSTIIADVKASRALFDHVSAHGGKPVMWKTGHSLIKSKMKETGSPLAGEMSGHVFFADEYYGYDDALYAGVRLITAAARLGKSVTELRGAMPNMINTPEMRFQVDESRKFAAIDEVKERLANSPAQVDGTDGVRVTTDDGWWLLRASNTQDVLVARAESESEAGLERLMAQIDEQLALSGLERGESVGH, encoded by the coding sequence ATGAACCATAATTTCGACCCGACCGTCCTGCGCGAATATGATATTCGCGGCATTATTGGGGAGACGCTGGGGCCGGATGATGCGCGCGCCATCGGGCGCAGTTTCGCGACACTGCTAAAGCGGGCCGGTGGGTCGAAAGTGGCTGTCTGCTATGATGGGCGGGTCAGTTCGCCCATTCTGGAAAGCGCTCTGGTCGAGGGACTCAATGGCAGCGGCTGTGACGTTGTGCGGGTGGGTATGGGGCCAACCCCGATGCTGTATTACGCGGCTGCGTCAGCCAATGATGTGGATGGCGGCATTCAGATAACCGGCAGCCATAATCCCGCCAATTATAACGGCTTCAAGATGGTATTTCAGGGACGTCCGTTCTTCGGCGAGGACATCCTGACTATCGGGCGCATGGCCGAAGCGGGCGATTGGATCGACGGTGTCGGCGGCGTGGAAGACCGTGACATTCTGGACGAATATATCGACCGGCTGGTCGCCGGTTTTGGCGATATCGACCAGTCGGCGCTTGCCGGCCTGAAAGTCGGCTGGGACAATGGCAATGGCGCCGCTGGCCCCGCGCTGGAGAAGCTTGCCGCGCGTTTGCCGGGCGAACACCACCTTCTCTACACCGATGTCGACGGGAATTTTCCGAACCATCATCCTGACCCCACTGTTGAAGCGAATCTGGAGGATTTGCGCGCGCTGGTCGCGGAGAAGAACCTCGATTTCGGAGTGGCATTCGACGGTGATGGTGACCGGATCGGTGCGATAGACGGTGAAGGGCGGGTGATCTGGGGCGATCAATTGCTGATGATCTATGCCGAAGAACTGCTCCAGCGGATGCCCGGCTCCACCATTATCGCCGATGTGAAGGCATCGCGCGCGCTGTTCGATCATGTATCGGCGCATGGCGGCAAGCCGGTAATGTGGAAGACCGGGCACAGCCTGATTAAGTCCAAAATGAAGGAAACAGGTTCGCCTCTGGCAGGTGAAATGAGCGGCCATGTGTTCTTTGCCGATGAATATTACGGCTATGACGATGCGCTTTATGCCGGTGTGCGGCTGATTACAGCGGCTGCGCGGCTGGGTAAATCCGTCACTGAATTGCGCGGCGCGATGCCCAATATGATCAATACGCCCGAAATGCGTTTTCAAGTCGATGAGAGCCGCAAATTTGCAGCGATCGATGAAGTGAAAGAACGGCTCGCCAACAGTCCGGCACAAGTTGACGGGACCGACGGAGTTCGCGTGACCACCGATGATGGCTGGTGGCTGCTGCGCGCTTCGAACACGCAGGATGTGCTGGTTGCACGCGCAGAAAGCGAAAGCGAAGCGGGTCTCGAACGTCTGATGGCGCAGATCGACGAGCAGCTTGCGCTATCTGGCCTTGAACGCGGCGAAAGCGTCGGGCACTAA
- a CDS encoding J domain-containing protein: MWKFALIALLASLACKLVFGKWPWQFAQGKSTRAQALFKARKLLGVRENATRQEVLHAHKQLIAMVHPDKGGTSEQVHEANAARDLLINELPYPSHDKP, translated from the coding sequence ATGTGGAAATTTGCCCTCATCGCGCTGCTCGCGAGCCTCGCTTGCAAGCTCGTCTTCGGCAAATGGCCGTGGCAATTCGCGCAGGGTAAAAGTACCCGGGCGCAGGCATTGTTCAAAGCGCGCAAGCTGCTCGGCGTGCGCGAGAATGCGACACGGCAGGAAGTGCTGCACGCGCATAAGCAGCTCATCGCCATGGTCCATCCGGATAAAGGCGGCACAAGCGAGCAGGTTCATGAAGCCAATGCCGCGCGCGATTTGCTCATCAATGAACTTCCCTATCCATCACACGACAAGCCTTAG
- a CDS encoding division plane positioning ATPase MipZ codes for MSALSDTTPHRITFANEKGGTGKSTTAVHVAVALAYQGARVAAIDLDPRQRTMDRYFENRAETTAKRGIDLPTARCAVFHGETIEEFDAMAAEMGEGMDFLIVDTPGRDDLFARHAATEADTLVTPMNDSFVDFDLIGQVDSETFKVRRLSFYAELIWETRKMRAIQQRKEIDWVVVRNRSGHTEARNMQRIERALGELSKRAGFRVAKGLSERVIYRELFPSGFTLLDKGHLGELGTSHLVARQEMRSLLASLNLPDHAKSEPKLELA; via the coding sequence ATGAGCGCTTTGTCAGATACCACGCCGCACCGGATCACTTTCGCGAATGAAAAGGGCGGAACGGGTAAATCGACCACAGCGGTGCATGTCGCGGTAGCGCTGGCCTATCAGGGCGCGCGCGTGGCAGCGATCGATCTCGATCCGCGGCAACGGACCATGGACCGCTATTTCGAGAACCGCGCTGAGACAACCGCCAAACGCGGGATCGACCTGCCGACCGCCCGCTGCGCTGTATTTCACGGCGAGACGATTGAAGAATTTGACGCCATGGCGGCGGAAATGGGCGAGGGCATGGATTTCCTGATCGTCGACACGCCTGGACGCGACGATCTGTTTGCGCGCCACGCTGCAACTGAAGCGGATACGCTGGTCACGCCGATGAATGACAGCTTCGTCGATTTCGATCTGATCGGGCAGGTGGATTCGGAGACGTTCAAAGTCCGCCGCCTGTCATTCTATGCCGAGCTGATCTGGGAAACGCGCAAGATGCGGGCGATCCAACAGCGCAAGGAAATAGACTGGGTCGTGGTGCGCAATCGCAGCGGCCATACCGAAGCGCGCAATATGCAGCGCATCGAACGCGCGCTGGGTGAACTGTCAAAACGCGCCGGTTTTCGCGTGGCGAAGGGCCTTTCCGAACGGGTGATCTATCGGGAGCTGTTTCCATCAGGCTTTACACTGCTCGACAAGGGGCATCTCGGCGAACTTGGCACAAGCCATTTGGTCGCGCGGCAGGAAATGCGTTCGCTGCTGGCCAGCTTGAACCTGCCGGATCATGCCAAGTCAGAGCCTAAGCTGGAGCTGGCCTAA
- the panC gene encoding pantoate--beta-alanine ligase — protein MQTITRRDMLRKSVAELREDGATVALVPTMGALHDGHLTLMREAAKLADHVVASIFVNPTQFGPNEDLDAYPRQLAEDSAMLEGEGVALLWAPTVDEMYPEGFASNISVEGVSANFCGADRPGHFDGVATVVCKLFHQVLPDIACFGEKDWQQLAVIRQMARDLDLTRPLASDIIGIPTVREPDGLAMSSRNRYLNAEDRAAAATLPREMREAIARIEDGQHVGRTLAALEDALLGAGFSSVDYADLADAASLAKLDELGNGPARLLVAARIGGTRLIDNMGVLSGG, from the coding sequence GTGCAAACGATCACACGGCGCGACATGTTGAGAAAAAGCGTTGCCGAATTGCGCGAAGACGGCGCGACAGTTGCGCTGGTGCCAACGATGGGGGCGCTGCATGACGGGCATCTCACATTGATGCGCGAGGCGGCGAAGCTGGCCGATCATGTGGTCGCGTCGATTTTCGTAAACCCCACGCAATTCGGCCCGAATGAGGATTTGGACGCCTATCCGCGTCAATTGGCCGAGGATTCGGCGATGCTCGAGGGCGAAGGCGTGGCGCTGCTGTGGGCACCAACCGTCGATGAAATGTATCCCGAAGGCTTCGCCAGCAACATCTCGGTCGAAGGTGTCAGCGCGAATTTTTGCGGTGCGGACAGGCCGGGGCATTTCGACGGGGTTGCCACGGTCGTGTGCAAGCTGTTCCATCAGGTCTTGCCCGATATTGCTTGCTTTGGAGAGAAGGATTGGCAGCAGCTGGCCGTCATCCGGCAAATGGCGCGCGATCTCGATCTGACCAGGCCCTTGGCCAGCGATATCATCGGCATTCCGACCGTGCGCGAGCCGGACGGCCTCGCGATGAGCAGCCGCAACCGCTATTTGAATGCCGAGGATCGCGCCGCCGCCGCTACGCTCCCGCGCGAAATGCGCGAAGCCATCGCCCGGATCGAAGATGGCCAACATGTCGGGCGGACTTTGGCTGCGCTGGAAGACGCGCTGCTCGGCGCAGGCTTCAGCTCCGTCGATTATGCAGATCTAGCCGACGCGGCGAGCCTCGCCAAACTGGATGAACTGGGGAACGGCCCCGCCCGCCTTCTGGTCGCCGCACGGATCGGGGGCACACGCCTGATCGACAATATGGGGGTTCTCAGCGGCGGCTAG
- a CDS encoding DEAD/DEAH box helicase → MSFTDLPPILGDALTERGYEKPTAVQAAVIEQEAAGRDLIVSAQTGSGKTVAFGLAMAEQMLGDSGAVPYGIQPLAMVIAPTRELALQVSRELGWLYSKAGARIATCVGGMDASKERRSLRGGAQIVVGTPGRLRDHLERGALDLSALKTVVLDEADEMLDMGFREELEAILDGTPEGRRTLLFSATMPKSIVSLAKRYQNNALRISTVGDDRGHGDISYQAVTIPPSEIESTVVNLLRFHEAETAILFCATRDAVRRLHATLQERGFGVVALSGEHSQQERNQAMQALRDRRARVCVATDVAARGIDLPSVTLVIHVEVPRDAEALQHRSGRTGRAGKKGTAVILVPYPRRRRVESMLRNAKIKADWVGAPTPEAIRAQDRERLMEVLLAPVEADEEDLALGRKLLETRSAEDIAAALVQSHRAKMPQPEELIANTPEARQEAQQERHRPGFENTVWFRMDIGRRHNADPRWVLPLLCRRGHITRNEVGAIRIGGDETFFQVPANIADKFEDAVKRTAENDDKDRPVHIERSEGGPREQARHNARPKKGGPRTGPNNRQGKKPYRKGKHESDGQKRYDGPQSDRGPKRDGDDGKVRAGKWDRDKSGKPGGKEPVKQRGPRVERSKVKFKGKSGYPKGKPKQAD, encoded by the coding sequence ATGAGTTTTACCGACCTTCCGCCAATCCTTGGCGATGCATTGACCGAACGCGGTTATGAGAAGCCTACCGCCGTACAGGCCGCCGTTATCGAACAGGAAGCGGCTGGCCGCGATCTGATCGTTTCGGCGCAAACCGGATCAGGCAAGACCGTGGCCTTCGGTCTCGCCATGGCTGAGCAGATGCTCGGCGATAGCGGGGCTGTGCCATACGGCATTCAGCCGCTCGCAATGGTGATTGCGCCAACGCGCGAATTGGCGTTGCAGGTGAGCCGCGAGCTCGGTTGGCTCTATTCCAAAGCAGGCGCGCGGATTGCGACCTGTGTCGGCGGGATGGATGCCTCGAAAGAACGCCGTTCCTTGCGCGGCGGCGCACAGATTGTGGTCGGCACGCCGGGCCGTCTGCGCGACCATCTGGAACGCGGCGCGCTTGATCTTTCTGCCCTCAAAACTGTCGTCCTCGATGAAGCCGACGAGATGCTCGATATGGGCTTCCGTGAGGAGCTTGAGGCGATACTCGATGGCACGCCCGAAGGCCGCCGCACGCTGTTATTCTCGGCGACAATGCCCAAATCTATCGTGTCGCTGGCCAAGCGCTATCAGAACAATGCGCTGCGGATATCGACCGTTGGCGATGATCGCGGGCACGGCGATATTTCCTATCAAGCGGTGACGATCCCGCCGTCCGAAATCGAAAGCACCGTCGTCAATCTGCTGCGCTTCCATGAGGCGGAAACAGCAATCCTGTTCTGCGCCACGCGTGACGCTGTCCGGCGTTTGCATGCGACCTTGCAGGAGCGCGGCTTTGGTGTCGTCGCTCTGTCAGGCGAGCACTCGCAGCAGGAGCGCAACCAGGCGATGCAGGCTCTGCGCGATCGCCGTGCGCGCGTCTGCGTGGCGACCGACGTTGCTGCGCGCGGCATTGACTTGCCGAGTGTCACGCTGGTGATTCACGTTGAAGTGCCCCGCGATGCCGAGGCGTTGCAGCACCGTTCGGGGCGTACCGGCCGTGCGGGCAAAAAGGGTACGGCGGTTATCCTCGTGCCGTATCCGCGCCGCCGCCGCGTCGAATCGATGCTGCGCAATGCCAAGATCAAGGCCGATTGGGTAGGCGCACCGACGCCCGAAGCCATTCGCGCGCAGGACCGCGAGCGTCTGATGGAAGTGCTGCTGGCTCCGGTTGAAGCGGATGAGGAAGATCTCGCACTCGGCCGCAAGCTGCTGGAAACGCGTTCGGCGGAAGATATCGCAGCGGCTCTGGTGCAATCGCACCGCGCCAAGATGCCGCAGCCCGAAGAGCTGATCGCGAATACCCCCGAAGCGCGGCAGGAAGCGCAACAAGAGCGCCATCGTCCCGGTTTCGAAAACACGGTCTGGTTCCGCATGGATATCGGCCGCCGTCACAATGCCGATCCGCGCTGGGTGCTGCCGCTGCTCTGCCGCCGGGGCCATATCACGCGCAACGAAGTCGGCGCGATCCGCATTGGCGGTGACGAGACCTTCTTCCAGGTCCCGGCCAATATTGCCGACAAGTTCGAAGATGCTGTGAAGCGCACGGCGGAGAATGACGACAAGGACCGTCCGGTGCATATCGAACGCTCCGAAGGCGGCCCGCGCGAGCAGGCCCGCCATAATGCCCGTCCCAAAAAAGGGGGCCCCAGAACGGGACCCAATAACCGTCAGGGCAAAAAACCCTATCGCAAGGGCAAGCATGAGAGTGACGGACAGAAGCGCTATGACGGACCACAGAGCGATCGCGGCCCCAAACGTGATGGTGATGACGGTAAGGTTCGCGCGGGCAAATGGGACCGTGACAAGTCCGGCAAGCCTGGCGGGAAGGAGCCCGTCAAACAGCGCGGTCCCCGCGTTGAGCGGAGCAAGGTAAAGTTCAAAGGCAAATCGGGTTATCCCAAAGGCAAACCCAAGCAAGCTGATTAA